In Liquorilactobacillus hordei DSM 19519, the following proteins share a genomic window:
- a CDS encoding ABC transporter permease yields MKQILLVLMETYRRQVKSWSFILLVISPFIFIFISFGFGYLSSTLGGDSSDQIAIVSTNKGLAKQLRYDKDEMTLKYHSQKSAQQALKKEKIKGYLVAEQKNSQLVAKYVGKTRLSTTQKTQFQQVLQANQQSLNVQKAQLTQAQLKALAVQPVLEQQVSKKGASDETIKTISFMITIFLMYFILITYTTTVAQDIASEKGTKIMEMIFSSMPAKKYFYGKILGTFGVIATHLLIYLIGGGAVYLILPKLELSKEIFAEYNTTIGKVAGNLLSINLIYILLGVVIFTILAALCGALVVRPEDTSKAVQPVIYIVLVGFIGSLVFGENANNLIVKIASYVPFISSFFMPMRLIYSEVSPVQVGLSLLLLIGATFGLAMYVGRMYAGLILQTDDLGIINSFKRASKIR; encoded by the coding sequence ATGAAACAAATTTTATTAGTTCTTATGGAAACATATAGAAGACAAGTTAAGAGCTGGAGTTTCATTTTACTTGTTATCTCCCCTTTTATCTTTATTTTCATTTCGTTTGGTTTTGGATATTTGAGTAGTACACTTGGCGGAGATAGCAGTGATCAGATTGCAATTGTTTCAACCAATAAGGGATTAGCTAAACAATTAAGATATGACAAGGATGAAATGACGCTCAAATATCACTCGCAAAAGAGTGCACAGCAAGCCTTGAAGAAAGAAAAGATAAAGGGATATCTAGTGGCTGAGCAAAAAAACAGTCAATTAGTTGCCAAATATGTTGGAAAAACAAGACTTAGTACCACACAAAAAACACAGTTCCAGCAAGTATTGCAAGCAAATCAACAGAGTTTAAATGTACAAAAAGCACAGTTAACACAAGCACAGCTAAAGGCACTTGCAGTGCAACCAGTTTTGGAACAGCAAGTGTCGAAAAAAGGGGCATCTGATGAAACAATAAAGACAATTTCTTTCATGATTACTATTTTCCTGATGTATTTTATTTTGATCACTTATACAACTACAGTCGCACAAGATATTGCATCAGAAAAAGGTACGAAGATTATGGAAATGATATTTTCCAGCATGCCGGCTAAGAAGTACTTTTATGGAAAAATTCTTGGGACTTTTGGAGTAATTGCAACGCATCTTTTAATTTATTTGATTGGAGGCGGTGCAGTATACTTAATTTTACCAAAGTTAGAATTGTCAAAAGAAATATTTGCAGAATATAATACGACGATTGGAAAAGTTGCGGGTAATCTGTTATCAATTAATCTAATCTATATTTTGTTAGGAGTTGTCATTTTTACAATTCTTGCAGCTTTATGTGGGGCACTTGTTGTTCGCCCAGAAGATACGTCAAAGGCAGTTCAACCTGTAATTTATATTGTTTTAGTAGGCTTTATTGGTTCGCTGGTATTTGGTGAGAATGCAAACAATCTTATTGTAAAGATAGCGTCTTACGTTCCGTTTATTTCTTCGTTCTTTATGCCAATGCGCTTGATATATAGTGAGGTTAGTCCTGTCCAAGTTGGACTATCATTGCTGTTATTGATTGGAGCGACATTTGGTTTGGCAATGTATGTCGGTAGAATGTATGCAGGATTAATTTTACAGACTGATGATTTGGGAATCATAAATAGTTTCAAAAGAGCAAGTAAAATTAGATAA
- a CDS encoding methyl-accepting chemotaxis protein, translating to MTKKRTKSIGRVYATVLIFAAITPIVIMLVSSYINTYDLLIDRNNSSKIGAVSTAVSNRKELREQASEALDGIAKQDVFKEKFNLKAIKKSIRNAENGNKIVEDAIFSKKNGDFVANSNKLVSNFDPTVRPWFKGAVSKDGSTFFSKPFLSVTTNQYTISVSKVIKNKYGQAGVLSFNVSYSIVQSGIENLKIGRTGNVMLVSDDGIVIASKNKKLIGKSIKKTSLYKAVVGSSKTKGSVIPKGSSKVQAAYFDKGGSNQTFAVAQTKANELNLELGSLVRNSIVISLIMIIIVIAISILTTKILKQIFGVLKAYFEKAGNGELELIEDKKLDNANLFRTTKTMVKADDSGNEIQVLSASFNKMAKSISELVTKIQHEGDNVAKKSDTLFTLAQQTDTATEEVAKTITGIAEVTSVQAQETEKSVEQVKDLSKVVQELRENITEMTKKSTEASNLNGENIQIAGNVDSNWNQELVRMEKLNNSMNELNNNVKNINKIVNVINGISQQTNLLALNASIEAASAGEAGKGFSVVASEIRKLSEQTKESTNEIEKIIEIITEQSAEMAQQTNESLLGGEKQSALIKEAIDSSTEIFNKNKDVAKKISDVENASKSIEKIQTRVLSNLESVSASTEENAAGTEEVSANSEEVLATMEEFTGNVAELRNISKKLKKDLAEKFKVIE from the coding sequence ATGACGAAGAAGAGAACAAAGAGTATTGGGCGCGTGTACGCCACTGTTTTAATTTTTGCTGCGATTACCCCTATCGTAATTATGTTGGTGAGTTCATATATTAATACATATGATTTGTTAATTGATAGGAATAATTCTAGTAAGATTGGTGCGGTTAGTACCGCTGTCAGTAATCGAAAGGAATTAAGGGAACAGGCTAGTGAGGCACTAGATGGAATTGCAAAGCAAGATGTTTTTAAAGAAAAGTTCAATTTGAAAGCTATTAAAAAAAGTATTAGAAATGCAGAAAATGGTAATAAGATAGTTGAAGATGCTATCTTCTCAAAGAAGAATGGTGATTTTGTAGCTAATAGCAATAAGTTAGTTAGTAATTTTGATCCGACAGTTCGTCCTTGGTTTAAGGGAGCTGTCTCAAAAGACGGGTCGACTTTTTTTTCCAAGCCTTTTTTAAGTGTTACTACAAACCAATATACAATAAGTGTATCCAAAGTCATAAAAAATAAATATGGACAAGCTGGAGTACTGTCCTTTAATGTTTCCTACAGTATTGTCCAGAGTGGCATAGAAAACCTGAAGATTGGGCGCACTGGAAATGTCATGTTAGTTTCAGATGATGGAATTGTAATTGCTTCAAAAAATAAAAAATTGATTGGTAAAAGTATTAAAAAGACTTCGCTATATAAAGCGGTTGTTGGCTCTTCCAAAACAAAGGGAAGTGTGATTCCTAAGGGATCATCTAAGGTACAAGCTGCTTATTTTGATAAGGGGGGGAGTAACCAAACTTTTGCTGTTGCACAGACAAAAGCAAACGAACTGAATTTAGAATTAGGATCTCTTGTAAGAAATTCAATCGTAATCTCACTGATTATGATTATTATAGTTATCGCTATATCAATCTTGACTACAAAGATACTTAAGCAGATTTTCGGGGTGTTAAAGGCTTACTTTGAAAAGGCTGGAAATGGAGAACTTGAATTAATAGAAGATAAGAAGTTAGATAATGCTAATTTATTTAGAACTACTAAAACTATGGTAAAAGCAGATGATTCTGGAAACGAGATTCAAGTATTGAGTGCGAGCTTTAATAAGATGGCTAAATCAATCTCTGAATTAGTTACAAAAATACAACATGAAGGAGATAATGTTGCTAAAAAATCAGATACATTGTTTACACTTGCTCAGCAAACGGATACGGCAACTGAAGAAGTAGCAAAAACAATTACAGGAATTGCAGAAGTAACAAGTGTTCAGGCACAGGAAACTGAAAAGAGTGTGGAACAAGTAAAAGACTTGTCTAAGGTTGTGCAAGAATTACGAGAGAATATAACCGAAATGACTAAAAAGTCAACGGAAGCATCTAACTTGAATGGCGAAAATATTCAAATTGCTGGTAATGTTGATAGCAATTGGAACCAAGAATTAGTAAGAATGGAAAAACTAAATAATTCAATGAATGAATTAAACAATAATGTTAAGAATATTAACAAAATAGTAAATGTAATTAATGGAATTTCGCAACAAACTAATTTATTGGCGCTAAATGCGTCCATTGAAGCTGCGAGTGCTGGTGAAGCTGGTAAAGGATTCTCTGTTGTTGCTAGTGAAATTAGGAAACTTTCAGAACAAACCAAAGAATCGACAAATGAAATTGAAAAGATAATCGAAATAATTACTGAGCAGTCTGCAGAAATGGCACAACAAACTAATGAATCATTATTGGGCGGAGAAAAACAATCTGCATTAATAAAAGAAGCAATTGATTCATCAACCGAAATCTTTAACAAAAATAAGGATGTTGCTAAAAAGATTAGTGATGTTGAAAATGCAAGTAAGAGTATCGAAAAGATTCAAACTCGTGTTTTATCTAATTTAGAAAGTGTGTCTGCTTCAACTGAAGAAAACGCTGCGGGAACTGAAGAAGTCTCAGCCAATTCAGAGGAAGTCCTGGCAACAATGGAAGAGTTTACAGGAAATGTTGCAGAGCTACGTAATATTTCAAAGAAGCTAAAAAAGGATTTGGCTGAGAAGTTTAAAGTAATCGAATAG
- a CDS encoding ABC transporter ATP-binding protein: protein MQDTIIEVNNLRKIYGKRNEKQYEALKSINFNVENGEFVGIMGASGSGKTTLLNMLATFDKPTSGSVRIKGEEVAKLKGNALADFRASKIGFIFQDFNLLENLTAAENIGLPLSLQGVSAKKIDSIIVKVASELGIFELLKKYPSELSGGQKQRVACARALVHNPAILFGDEPTGALDSKSARELLELMSEVNENMGTSILMVTHDAFSASFCKKIIFIKDGRIERELVRTENQNRSNFYQEILDLLGTFEQ from the coding sequence ATGCAAGATACAATTATCGAGGTCAATAATCTGAGAAAAATATATGGAAAGAGAAATGAAAAACAATATGAAGCACTAAAATCAATTAATTTTAATGTGGAGAATGGTGAATTCGTTGGAATTATGGGGGCATCTGGTTCGGGAAAAACAACATTGTTAAATATGCTTGCCACTTTTGATAAACCAACTAGTGGCTCTGTCAGGATTAAGGGTGAGGAAGTAGCAAAATTAAAGGGGAATGCACTCGCTGATTTTCGTGCTAGTAAAATTGGCTTTATCTTCCAGGACTTTAATCTACTGGAAAATTTGACTGCTGCAGAGAACATTGGCTTACCACTGTCTTTGCAGGGAGTTTCGGCAAAAAAAATTGATTCTATTATAGTAAAAGTTGCTAGTGAACTTGGTATTTTTGAACTATTGAAAAAATATCCAAGTGAACTTTCTGGTGGGCAAAAGCAAAGAGTTGCTTGTGCACGTGCATTAGTTCATAATCCAGCAATTTTATTTGGTGATGAACCGACAGGGGCACTTGATTCGAAGTCTGCACGTGAATTATTAGAACTAATGTCAGAAGTTAATGAAAATATGGGAACTTCAATTTTAATGGTTACACATGATGCTTTTTCAGCAAGTTTTTGTAAGAAAATTATTTTTATCAAAGATGGCAGAATTGAACGCGAATTAGTTAGGACAGAAAATCAGAATCGAAGCAATTTTTATCAAGAAATTTTAGATCTTTTAGGAACATTTGAACAATAG
- a CDS encoding ABC transporter permease — protein sequence MLRKLAINGIKNRWKDYLVLFSGLVISSSIFYLFETLSTNEKYLKENGALVSMIGYIFTFGSILLMLITLVYINYANNFLLSMRQRDYGLFMMLGARKRKIGQLIWIETMLVGFLSTFVGVIVGIILSTGMQNIVIKSLGLTAKYYTPIWWKAIVWTFILYLGLFFLAAIYNAFLMTKKPALKLLKSQQKAAKKQLSIWIQIVQAIIGVTLLVIGYGVILNAVKYGNKTIPISLFTITFGTFFVFNSVVTVGINLLRKTTLAKKKLNGFTLGQLEFRVHDYTKILTLVTMLLALALGAITTGIGFNNITDKTSQAQSAYTLSLFQPTSKQKNLIKKLDIEHQSNYSYKVAGDAVYFEEAKFKSQPFQTVKFNKKNFTTSYTKINVNALKKDSYPIQHFTASIQPNKKILFVDEQKFAALQGQTQTALFFRAKDTYSAQSVLAQISNLEYAKSKQKDRTNAIQGNYDAKIYIIKPLYSGLEFMGIFLGIAFLAMLASCLMFKILSGAFTDVTRYSMLAKLGVRKSLLRGAIAKEIGILFVLPAIVGVVHVLIGLNLFKGILINPYYGIWLPFTIFAVLYLLYYLIVFFMYQKIVLKNKI from the coding sequence ATGTTACGGAAGTTAGCAATAAACGGCATTAAAAATCGCTGGAAGGATTATTTAGTGCTTTTTTCAGGATTAGTAATTTCAAGTTCTATTTTCTATTTGTTTGAGACGCTCTCGACAAATGAAAAATATCTGAAAGAAAATGGCGCATTAGTCAGTATGATAGGATATATTTTTACCTTTGGTTCGATTTTATTAATGTTAATTACGCTGGTATATATTAATTATGCAAATAATTTCTTGTTAAGTATGCGTCAAAGAGATTATGGCTTGTTCATGATGCTGGGGGCACGCAAAAGAAAAATCGGGCAACTGATTTGGATAGAAACAATGCTGGTCGGATTTTTATCAACTTTTGTTGGAGTTATTGTAGGAATTATATTGAGTACAGGCATGCAAAACATTGTTATTAAGTCTTTAGGATTGACTGCAAAGTACTATACGCCAATTTGGTGGAAGGCAATTGTTTGGACATTTATCCTTTATCTAGGTCTTTTCTTTTTGGCAGCAATTTACAATGCTTTCTTGATGACTAAAAAACCCGCACTCAAATTATTAAAGAGTCAACAAAAAGCCGCAAAGAAACAACTTTCTATCTGGATTCAGATTGTTCAAGCAATAATTGGAGTTACTTTGCTTGTGATTGGATATGGGGTAATTTTGAATGCTGTTAAGTATGGTAACAAAACGATTCCCATTAGTTTGTTTACAATTACTTTTGGAACATTTTTTGTCTTCAACTCAGTTGTGACAGTTGGAATTAACCTCTTACGTAAAACAACACTGGCAAAGAAAAAACTAAATGGTTTTACTTTAGGGCAACTTGAGTTTCGAGTACATGATTACACTAAAATTTTAACGTTGGTTACAATGCTTTTGGCACTGGCACTTGGTGCAATAACAACGGGGATTGGTTTTAACAATATTACGGATAAGACTTCACAGGCACAATCTGCTTATACATTAAGTTTATTTCAACCAACTTCAAAGCAGAAGAACTTAATCAAAAAATTAGATATTGAGCACCAATCGAATTATTCATATAAGGTTGCTGGAGATGCTGTTTATTTTGAAGAGGCAAAGTTTAAAAGTCAGCCTTTTCAAACTGTAAAGTTCAATAAGAAGAACTTTACGACAAGCTATACTAAGATAAATGTGAATGCACTCAAGAAAGACAGTTATCCTATTCAACACTTTACAGCAAGTATTCAACCTAACAAAAAGATTTTGTTTGTAGATGAGCAAAAATTTGCCGCACTTCAAGGTCAGACACAGACTGCATTATTTTTCAGAGCGAAAGATACGTATAGTGCGCAGAGCGTTCTGGCACAAATCTCAAATCTTGAATATGCAAAGAGTAAACAAAAGGATAGAACAAATGCAATTCAGGGAAATTATGATGCAAAAATTTATATCATAAAACCGCTGTATTCAGGATTGGAATTTATGGGGATTTTCCTTGGAATTGCTTTTCTTGCAATGCTTGCGAGTTGCTTAATGTTCAAGATCCTCTCGGGTGCGTTTACCGATGTTACGAGATATTCGATGCTAGCAAAATTAGGTGTACGTAAGTCTTTATTGCGCGGAGCAATTGCTAAAGAAATTGGAATATTGTTTGTTTTGCCCGCGATTGTGGGTGTTGTTCATGTTTTAATTGGCTTAAATCTATTTAAAGGAATATTAATTAATCCATATTATGGGATTTGGCTTCCATTTACGATATTTGCAGTGCTGTATCTGTTATACTACTTAATAGTATTCTTTATGTACCAGAAGATTGTACTAAAAAATAAAATTTGA
- a CDS encoding GntR family transcriptional regulator has product MHFNFNSTEPIYLQVASQIEEAIFTRNYAEEEQIPSTTEISRDFHINPATVLKGINLLVSDGLVEKKRGIGMFVAQGAYEKLVKKRRELFYQDKVVQVVAEAKRLQISEEELLDLIKRGF; this is encoded by the coding sequence ATGCATTTTAATTTTAACAGCACAGAACCAATCTATTTGCAGGTTGCAAGCCAAATTGAGGAAGCAATTTTTACTAGAAACTATGCTGAAGAAGAACAGATCCCATCAACTACGGAGATTTCGCGTGATTTTCATATTAATCCTGCAACAGTCTTGAAGGGGATTAACTTACTGGTAAGTGATGGCTTAGTTGAAAAAAAACGTGGAATTGGAATGTTTGTTGCTCAAGGTGCATATGAAAAACTCGTGAAAAAACGGCGAGAATTATTTTATCAAGATAAGGTTGTTCAAGTTGTCGCCGAGGCAAAAAGGTTACAGATATCAGAAGAAGAATTATTAGACTTAATCAAACGGGGGTTTTGA
- a CDS encoding ATP-binding cassette domain-containing protein: MGIEVKNIQKSFSKKKILSDISFELEPGKIYGLLGRNGAGKSTLLSIMANRIFSDSGEVLLDGKSVFDFDEALGQIYLMSERNLYPEGIKIEKIFKLTELFYGSFDYDYANELADKFGLDLKQKFGKLSTGFRSIFKLIIALSVPAKYVFLDEPILGLDANHRELFYRELLDNYVKTQKTFVISTHLIEEIANMLEHVFIICHGEIVIDGDVEDVLKKAYLIAGPQNDVDKYCRGLNIIGKETLGSIHGNYIYGKLDDERILPDTVSVERMDLQKLFVNLTNLEEGTKK; this comes from the coding sequence ATGGGAATTGAAGTTAAGAATATCCAAAAAAGTTTTAGTAAAAAGAAAATCTTATCCGATATTAGTTTTGAATTGGAACCTGGAAAGATATATGGTCTTCTAGGGCGAAATGGTGCCGGAAAAAGTACTTTGCTGAGCATTATGGCCAATCGAATATTCTCGGATTCTGGTGAAGTATTGTTGGATGGAAAAAGTGTCTTTGATTTTGATGAAGCATTAGGACAAATTTACTTGATGAGTGAACGTAATCTGTATCCTGAAGGAATAAAGATTGAGAAAATCTTTAAGTTGACTGAGCTTTTTTATGGTTCATTTGATTATGATTATGCTAATGAATTAGCTGATAAATTCGGGCTAGATTTAAAGCAAAAGTTTGGTAAATTATCAACTGGTTTTCGAAGTATCTTTAAGCTGATTATTGCGTTGTCAGTTCCAGCAAAATATGTTTTCTTAGATGAACCAATTTTAGGGTTGGATGCCAACCATCGTGAATTATTTTATCGTGAGTTACTTGATAATTATGTTAAAACGCAAAAAACCTTTGTGATTTCAACACACCTTATTGAAGAAATCGCAAATATGCTTGAACACGTCTTTATTATTTGTCATGGTGAGATTGTAATTGATGGTGATGTTGAAGATGTTTTAAAGAAAGCATATCTGATAGCTGGGCCCCAAAATGATGTTGATAAATATTGTCGCGGACTTAACATCATAGGTAAAGAAACTTTGGGAAGTATCCATGGAAACTACATCTATGGCAAGTTAGACGATGAACGGATTTTGCCAGATACAGTCTCTGTTGAACGGATGGATTTGCAGAAACTCTTTGTTAATCTTACAAATTTGGAGGAGGGGACTAAAAAATGA
- a CDS encoding RluA family pseudouridine synthase has protein sequence MEYTWINSESDQTIKKILLANGISQRLLSQIRRGEGDLLVGEKYRKLTTMVAHGQAVTLRLPDENNEEIAIAHGTLTILYEDSNWLIVDKKAGMTTVPGPSNRETTLVNYVKGYLFDSGATDLVPHIITRLDRFTSGIVLIAKNRIAQGMIEKVEYKNFEKYYLAVVEGDLPSEHALINKPIGKRDANIRREVMATGQSAVTEYWVKKRLGNNSLVLVKLHTGRTHQIRVHFSEIGFPLLGDKLYDGNIEKIARQALHAFKLKFLDPFTKKYIEVECGLPEDMQCLLEK, from the coding sequence ATGGAATATACATGGATAAATAGTGAAAGTGATCAAACCATCAAAAAGATTTTATTAGCTAATGGCATAAGCCAGCGCCTTTTGAGCCAAATTCGACGTGGCGAAGGTGATCTATTAGTTGGAGAGAAATATCGCAAATTGACAACGATGGTAGCTCATGGTCAGGCAGTAACACTAAGGCTACCAGATGAAAACAATGAAGAAATTGCAATCGCTCATGGAACTCTTACGATATTATACGAAGATTCGAATTGGTTAATTGTTGATAAAAAAGCGGGTATGACGACAGTCCCTGGACCGAGTAATCGAGAGACAACACTTGTTAATTATGTAAAAGGATACCTTTTTGATTCTGGTGCAACTGACTTAGTACCACATATTATTACTAGACTTGATCGTTTTACGAGTGGAATTGTTTTAATTGCTAAGAATAGGATTGCTCAAGGGATGATTGAAAAGGTTGAATATAAGAATTTCGAAAAATATTATTTAGCAGTCGTTGAGGGTGATCTGCCATCAGAGCATGCGCTTATTAATAAACCGATTGGGAAAAGAGACGCAAATATCCGTAGAGAAGTTATGGCCACAGGGCAATCAGCAGTTACGGAATATTGGGTAAAGAAACGATTAGGCAATAATTCATTAGTACTGGTTAAACTTCATACTGGAAGAACTCACCAGATTAGGGTGCATTTTAGTGAAATCGGATTTCCTTTGCTTGGGGATAAGTTGTATGACGGTAATATAGAAAAAATAGCAAGACAGGCGTTGCATGCATTTAAATTAAAATTTTTAGATCCTTTCACAAAAAAATATATTGAAGTTGAATGTGGTTTACCTGAAGATATGCAGTGTCTTTTAGAAAAATAG
- a CDS encoding metal-dependent transcriptional regulator, whose translation MTPKKEDYLKIIFELGGTQKKVSNKQISLSLNVAAGSVTEMVAKLVKDGLAVHTPYAGISLTKEGIKVAEELVRRHRLWETFLVSALGYKLQDVHSDAEVLEHIASENLMEHLDEFLNHPTHCPHGGVIPNKNGDYQEDGHNVLADAKDGEVVKVDRFIDNHDLLTYLDDIELQIGDELKIIGHSPFEGPIKIMIKETGQEMSVSFKAAHYIFVK comes from the coding sequence TTGACACCAAAAAAAGAAGACTATTTGAAAATCATTTTTGAATTGGGTGGAACACAAAAGAAAGTCTCAAACAAGCAGATTTCATTAAGCCTGAATGTTGCGGCTGGATCTGTCACCGAAATGGTGGCAAAGTTAGTTAAAGACGGCCTAGCTGTGCATACGCCTTATGCAGGAATTTCTTTAACCAAAGAAGGAATTAAAGTTGCAGAGGAACTAGTCAGAAGACATCGACTATGGGAGACTTTTCTTGTCTCTGCGTTAGGTTACAAATTGCAAGATGTTCATAGTGATGCCGAGGTTCTCGAACATATTGCAAGTGAAAACTTGATGGAACATTTGGATGAATTTCTAAATCATCCTACACACTGCCCACATGGTGGGGTAATTCCAAATAAAAATGGCGATTATCAAGAAGATGGTCATAATGTTTTAGCTGATGCAAAAGATGGCGAAGTGGTAAAAGTTGACCGTTTCATTGATAATCACGATTTATTAACTTACTTAGATGATATCGAATTGCAAATTGGCGATGAACTTAAAATAATAGGTCATTCTCCTTTTGAAGGGCCTATTAAAATTATGATTAAAGAAACAGGCCAAGAGATGAGTGTGAGTTTTAAAGCAGCACACTACATTTTTGTAAAATAG
- a CDS encoding cold-shock protein: MEQGTVKWFNADKGFGFITREDGSDVFVHFSAIQGDGFKTLDEGQHVTFDVEESDRGPQAVNVTKD, translated from the coding sequence ATGGAACAAGGTACAGTAAAGTGGTTTAATGCAGACAAAGGTTTTGGTTTTATTACTCGCGAAGATGGTAGCGATGTATTCGTTCATTTTTCAGCTATCCAAGGCGACGGTTTCAAAACTTTAGATGAAGGCCAACATGTAACTTTCGACGTTGAAGAAAGCGACCGTGGACCACAAGCAGTTAACGTTACAAAAGACTAA
- a CDS encoding MDR family MFS transporter: MKKLKLRWLLVGNLISSTGTSFIWPLTTVYMHDYLGKSLALAGTVLFIESLIMIGGSYIGGYLYDQGSGRKWMLLAIAISITALLLLVFFNKWPAYPILLIINGFAGAIANTIINALAASIKNHEASYVFNMMYFMANIGVVLGTLIVGLVVKLDIRYIFVVTFLLYVIFFIIALTKYVFENVQTKKNETHIKKEILQKTTKSSIFIISGILLTYLMIQMGYAQWQSNLSVYMQSLGIGLNKYSYLWTINGIIVVVGQPIISFLDRRYGINNVKKVYVGYALFVVAFASLIFAKDYEHFMISMIIVTFGEVIAFPVIPAIVANLSSDSERGKYQGFVSIAASMGHAVGPLLGGVVVELFSYELLFEMIVLLVLTTTIISLIITRFNLKK, translated from the coding sequence ATGAAAAAATTAAAATTAAGATGGCTACTAGTAGGAAACTTGATTTCAAGTACTGGAACGAGTTTTATTTGGCCACTCACAACCGTATATATGCATGACTATTTAGGGAAATCATTAGCACTTGCAGGAACTGTCTTATTTATAGAGTCATTAATTATGATTGGCGGAAGTTATATTGGTGGTTATCTCTACGACCAAGGCAGTGGGCGAAAATGGATGTTACTCGCAATCGCAATTTCAATTACTGCACTGTTGTTATTGGTCTTTTTTAATAAATGGCCAGCATATCCAATATTATTAATCATTAACGGATTTGCCGGAGCAATTGCCAATACAATTATTAATGCTTTGGCAGCATCTATTAAGAACCACGAAGCGAGTTATGTATTTAACATGATGTATTTTATGGCGAACATAGGGGTTGTGTTAGGAACATTAATTGTAGGACTTGTTGTCAAATTAGATATTAGGTATATATTTGTGGTTACTTTTTTGTTATACGTAATCTTTTTTATAATTGCTTTGACAAAATATGTATTTGAAAATGTGCAGACAAAAAAGAATGAAACACATATAAAAAAAGAAATACTTCAAAAGACGACAAAAAGTAGTATTTTCATAATTAGTGGAATTTTACTAACATATTTAATGATTCAGATGGGTTATGCGCAGTGGCAGTCGAATCTTTCTGTTTATATGCAGTCGCTAGGAATAGGATTAAACAAATATAGCTATTTATGGACGATTAATGGAATTATCGTGGTAGTTGGTCAGCCAATTATTAGTTTTCTTGACAGGCGATATGGGATAAACAATGTTAAAAAAGTGTATGTAGGCTATGCACTGTTCGTAGTTGCTTTTGCATCTCTGATTTTTGCCAAAGACTACGAACATTTTATGATTTCAATGATAATAGTAACATTTGGTGAAGTAATTGCATTTCCAGTTATCCCAGCAATTGTAGCCAACTTGAGTAGTGATTCTGAAAGAGGTAAATACCAAGGCTTTGTCAGTATAGCGGCTTCTATGGGGCATGCGGTTGGACCTTTACTAGGAGGAGTGGTAGTTGAGCTTTTTTCATATGAACTATTATTTGAGATGATAGTTTTATTGGTATTAACTACTACAATTATTAGTTTAATAATTACGCGGTTTAATTTAAAAAAATAA
- a CDS encoding threonine/serine exporter family protein — protein MTKNDLIIETILMAGKIMIENGADMARVDDTLTRIARNAGINNPKIFETTTGILMSIPEQSSAQVEPIQKRTIDLEKVSLVNENSRAFQDGQISLEEFRNNLVKLNISTPFFSFWLQLIAAVVVSVTLMIMYGGVWQDIIATAFAGGLGYSCYYLINNRLKIRFVSEFLASFLIGVIAVFFVRLQWGTQIGMITIGGVMPLVPGVPITNAVRDVFAGHFLSGMARAMEALLSACAIGMGIAFVFRFL, from the coding sequence ATGACTAAAAACGATCTTATTATTGAAACGATTTTAATGGCAGGGAAGATTATGATTGAAAATGGAGCGGATATGGCTCGGGTGGATGACACGCTAACACGGATAGCGCGCAACGCTGGCATTAATAATCCTAAAATATTCGAAACGACAACTGGGATTTTAATGTCAATTCCAGAACAATCTTCTGCACAAGTTGAGCCTATTCAAAAAAGAACCATTGATTTGGAAAAAGTTTCCTTGGTCAATGAGAACTCGAGGGCTTTTCAAGATGGACAAATTTCATTGGAAGAATTTCGAAATAATTTGGTGAAGTTAAATATATCAACACCTTTTTTTTCTTTTTGGTTACAACTAATAGCTGCGGTGGTTGTAAGTGTGACTTTGATGATTATGTATGGGGGAGTCTGGCAGGATATAATTGCGACCGCTTTTGCAGGCGGATTGGGATATAGTTGTTATTATTTAATTAATAATCGACTTAAAATTAGATTTGTTAGTGAATTTTTAGCATCGTTTCTGATAGGTGTAATAGCAGTTTTCTTTGTACGGTTACAATGGGGGACGCAGATTGGAATGATTACAATTGGTGGTGTAATGCCATTAGTTCCAGGAGTACCAATTACTAACGCTGTCCGTGATGTTTTTGCGGGCCATTTTCTTAGCGGAATGGCACGTGCGATGGAAGCTCTTTTGAGTGCTTGTGCGATTGGTATGGGAATTGCATTTGTTTTTCGTTTTTTGTGA